A region of Curvibacter sp. AEP1-3 DNA encodes the following proteins:
- the purT gene encoding formate-dependent phosphoribosylglycinamide formyltransferase codes for MTTLGTPLSPNATKVMLLGSGELGKEVLIALQRLGVETIAVDRYENAPGQQVAHHARTITMSDPAQLKALVEAERPMLVVPEIEAIATPMLEELEAAGTVRVIPTARAARLTMDREGIRRLAAETLGLPTSPYQFCDSLAELQAAIEGVNGKPGIGYPCIVKPVMSSSGKGQSKIDGPADVQKAWDYAMAGGRVSHGRVIVEGFIDFDYEITQLTVRSVGADGNIVTSFCDPIGHIQVSGDYVESWQPMAMHPTALERAREVSKTVTDNLGGQGLFGVELFVKGDQVWFSEVSPRPHDTGLVTLCTQHQSEFELHARAILGLPVDTSLRNPGASAVIYGGVEAQGIVFDGVEEALRVPNTDLRLFGKPESFTKRRMGVALARATDTDTARANAKLAASKVKPRAV; via the coding sequence ATGACCACCCTAGGAACCCCACTGTCCCCCAATGCCACCAAAGTCATGCTGCTGGGCAGCGGAGAACTGGGCAAGGAAGTACTGATTGCACTGCAGCGTCTGGGCGTGGAGACCATTGCCGTGGACCGCTACGAAAACGCACCCGGCCAGCAGGTGGCCCACCATGCACGCACCATCACCATGAGCGACCCCGCTCAGCTCAAGGCGCTGGTGGAAGCCGAGCGCCCCATGCTGGTGGTCCCCGAAATTGAAGCCATTGCCACGCCCATGCTTGAAGAGCTGGAGGCCGCTGGCACCGTCCGCGTGATTCCGACAGCACGCGCTGCGCGCCTGACCATGGACCGCGAAGGCATACGCCGCCTTGCGGCGGAAACACTGGGCTTGCCAACCAGCCCCTACCAATTCTGCGACTCACTGGCTGAACTCCAGGCTGCGATTGAAGGTGTGAATGGCAAGCCGGGCATCGGCTACCCCTGTATCGTCAAGCCGGTGATGAGCAGCTCCGGCAAGGGCCAAAGCAAAATCGACGGCCCGGCTGACGTACAAAAAGCATGGGACTACGCCATGGCTGGCGGCCGCGTCAGCCATGGTCGAGTGATCGTGGAAGGCTTCATCGACTTCGACTATGAAATCACACAACTGACCGTGCGCTCTGTGGGCGCGGATGGAAACATCGTGACCAGTTTCTGCGATCCTATCGGCCACATCCAGGTCAGTGGTGACTATGTGGAAAGCTGGCAACCCATGGCGATGCACCCCACCGCGTTGGAGCGCGCGCGTGAAGTGTCCAAGACCGTGACCGACAACCTCGGTGGGCAGGGCTTGTTCGGTGTGGAATTGTTTGTGAAGGGTGACCAGGTGTGGTTCAGCGAAGTAAGCCCGCGCCCGCATGACACCGGTCTTGTGACTTTGTGCACGCAGCACCAAAGCGAGTTTGAACTGCATGCCCGCGCCATTCTGGGTTTGCCGGTGGACACCTCTTTGCGCAACCCGGGTGCCAGCGCTGTGATTTACGGCGGCGTGGAAGCACAGGGCATAGTGTTTGATGGTGTGGAAGAGGCCCTGCGTGTGCCCAACACAGACCTGCGCCTGTTCGGCAAACCCGAGAGCTTCACCAAGCGACGCATGGGCGTGGCCTTGGCGCGCGCCACTGATACCGACACGGCCCGCGCCAACGCGAAGTTGGCAGCCTCCAAGGTCAAGCCCCGCGCGGTATAA
- a CDS encoding surface lipoprotein assembly modifier, which yields MKFVRICLVAGLIPFSLAAHAEMDDAVIKAMADTLAGKPAEAFEALSALEERRAGDPDFDLALGIAANRTKKFSRGIFALERVLLAQPQNKQASIELARALYAVGQGGQAREVLNRAREDGAPVEVSSTMDQFLQSLDKVDAKGRRYFKAYLEGAIGMDTNVNGAPNDDSVAVPAYSGSVVSLNADGVKVRANFANLRAGISNRFAITPEWSLIGRASANLRANDSNANQFDTRSYAALGGVAYRHEKNEFSLGWQAVNEELYSNAFRQQGGLLGEWIYRLDGFRQFGTFVQFSEVRYASQAVRDMKRQVIGSTYVQVFPSGVTAYGGLYMGNERPFNSDQYVLGHNLGGLRLGAQMAWTSTFSGFASVGWEDRTYGGDDSLFQTTRSDKQSMLDLGLSWVPAPQWRVTPVVSWVRTDSTISINSYAKTSASVAVRRDF from the coding sequence ATGAAATTTGTGCGGATTTGCTTGGTAGCGGGTTTGATTCCATTCAGCCTCGCCGCACACGCAGAAATGGATGATGCCGTCATCAAAGCCATGGCGGACACTCTGGCCGGTAAGCCCGCTGAGGCGTTTGAAGCACTTTCGGCTCTGGAAGAACGGCGTGCGGGAGATCCCGACTTTGACCTCGCTTTAGGCATTGCCGCCAATCGCACCAAAAAATTCAGCCGGGGCATCTTTGCATTGGAGCGGGTATTGCTCGCCCAACCTCAAAACAAACAAGCGAGCATCGAGCTGGCACGGGCGCTGTATGCGGTAGGACAAGGCGGTCAAGCCCGCGAGGTTTTGAACCGTGCGCGGGAAGACGGTGCGCCGGTCGAAGTGTCGAGCACCATGGACCAGTTTCTTCAGTCTCTCGACAAAGTGGATGCCAAGGGGCGACGCTACTTCAAAGCCTACCTCGAAGGTGCCATCGGCATGGATACCAACGTCAACGGCGCACCCAATGATGACTCTGTTGCCGTCCCTGCCTATAGCGGATCTGTTGTCTCATTGAACGCCGATGGCGTCAAAGTCAGAGCTAACTTTGCCAATCTGCGCGCAGGCATCTCTAACCGGTTTGCGATCACGCCCGAATGGTCTTTGATCGGTCGCGCCAGCGCCAATTTGCGGGCCAATGATTCCAACGCCAATCAGTTCGACACACGCAGTTATGCCGCTTTGGGCGGCGTTGCATACCGGCACGAAAAGAACGAATTCAGTCTCGGTTGGCAAGCTGTCAATGAAGAGCTTTACAGCAATGCGTTCCGGCAACAGGGCGGGCTTTTGGGCGAGTGGATTTACCGCCTCGATGGCTTCCGTCAGTTCGGCACCTTTGTGCAGTTCAGTGAAGTGCGCTATGCCAGCCAGGCGGTGCGTGACATGAAGCGCCAAGTCATCGGCAGCACGTATGTGCAGGTCTTTCCGTCCGGAGTCACGGCTTACGGCGGCCTGTACATGGGCAATGAACGGCCATTTAATAGTGACCAGTATGTGCTCGGCCACAACCTGGGTGGCCTGCGCCTGGGCGCGCAAATGGCATGGACCTCCACCTTTTCCGGATTCGCCAGTGTGGGCTGGGAAGACCGGACCTACGGAGGCGATGACAGTCTGTTTCAGACAACGCGTAGCGACAAGCAAAGCATGCTTGACCTGGGGCTCTCCTGGGTGCCTGCGCCCCAATGGCGTGTGACACCGGTGGTCTCGTGGGTTCGCACGGACTCGACCATCAGCATCAACTCTTACGCCAAGACCAGCGCCTCCGTCGCCGTGCGGCGCGATTTTTAA
- a CDS encoding EAL domain-containing protein, with translation MTPPKPFSADSAPAGGEDRFDENDASLWKLALEGSGAGAWDWNLETGDQVHSRRWQEMLGYEYGEIVARNRSFVERIHPEDRERVERSFNQYLEGKTASYSTELRLRCKDGTWKWILTSGMVVRRSADGKPLRMIGTHVDIQERKEAEALLQQSEERWKLAMESTGDGIWDWHIPEGREFYSKRLVEMYGFTEKELHQHPDALDSRTHPDDLPQMLNDRQAHFDGLTPTYHNEHRVRCKDNTWKWVLTRGMVVSRDAEGRPRRMVGTHTDISARKQAEALVRQQAYFDPLTGLPNRRMLRDRIEQEIKRNRRDGRKMAVLFIDLDHFKEVNDTMGHDAGDLLLMEAARRLRACVREHDTVARMGGDEFTLLITELETDSHLEHLLQKLLHTLSSPFELHRERVFVSASIGVTLCPDDGSEVEALYKNADQAMYEAKGAGRNRFSFFTPALHEAAVQRARITNDLHDALAQQQFELHFQPIVDLSSGQVRKAEALLRWRHPKRGMISPADFIPVAEASELIVEIGDWVFSEVSRQLLVWRNTLHPHFQISMNSSPVQFRRRCPAEKSWVKRLEAMGLPGMSLVVEITEGLLLETNASVSEQLLEWRDAGIQVALDDFGTGYSSLAYLQQLDIDYIKIDKSFVQGLDPGGTQFILCKAMVVMAHALGLRVVAEGVETSQQRDLLIEAGCDFAQGYFFSRPMPADALQTLLSTPQLSQQWIPTTTLHGMQLLVIDDHPIVRQGMVAALRQLQAGIEVLEASDGAHGLELLEANPRIKAVLIDLEMQPLGGIPTIRQIRQMQPALPVLVVAGSEQPEDFHAAIQAGANGYCPKSAGLRTMRHALRQVLDGTLYVPTFMGPASQ, from the coding sequence GTGACCCCTCCAAAACCCTTCTCCGCTGACTCCGCACCTGCAGGCGGGGAAGATCGTTTTGATGAAAACGATGCCAGTCTGTGGAAGCTTGCGTTGGAGGGATCGGGTGCCGGTGCGTGGGACTGGAACCTGGAAACCGGCGACCAGGTCCACTCCCGCCGATGGCAGGAAATGCTGGGCTATGAATATGGCGAGATAGTGGCACGCAACCGGAGCTTTGTGGAGCGCATCCACCCGGAGGACCGCGAGCGGGTCGAAAGATCCTTCAACCAGTACCTCGAAGGCAAAACCGCCTCTTATTCCACCGAGCTCAGGCTCCGGTGCAAGGACGGCACTTGGAAGTGGATTTTGACCAGCGGCATGGTGGTCCGCAGAAGCGCAGACGGAAAGCCGCTGCGGATGATCGGCACCCACGTCGATATCCAGGAACGCAAAGAAGCAGAGGCGCTGCTCCAGCAAAGTGAAGAGCGATGGAAATTGGCGATGGAGAGCACAGGGGACGGCATCTGGGACTGGCATATCCCCGAGGGACGGGAGTTTTACTCCAAGCGACTGGTTGAGATGTATGGCTTCACGGAAAAAGAGCTCCATCAGCACCCGGACGCCTTGGATAGCCGGACGCACCCCGACGATCTGCCGCAGATGCTCAATGACAGGCAGGCGCATTTTGATGGCTTGACGCCGACTTATCACAACGAACACAGAGTCCGGTGCAAAGACAACACCTGGAAATGGGTTCTCACCCGCGGCATGGTCGTCAGCCGTGATGCCGAAGGCAGGCCTCGGCGCATGGTCGGAACCCACACCGACATCTCTGCCCGCAAACAAGCCGAAGCGCTGGTACGCCAACAGGCCTACTTTGATCCGCTCACCGGCCTGCCCAACCGCCGCATGCTGCGGGACCGTATCGAGCAGGAGATCAAGCGGAACCGGCGTGATGGTCGCAAGATGGCCGTCCTCTTCATTGACCTGGACCACTTCAAGGAAGTCAATGACACCATGGGGCACGACGCGGGCGACTTGCTGCTCATGGAAGCAGCCCGGCGACTGCGGGCGTGTGTGCGGGAACACGACACCGTGGCGCGCATGGGCGGTGACGAATTCACCTTGTTGATTACCGAACTGGAAACAGACTCTCATCTGGAACACCTGCTGCAAAAACTGTTGCACACGCTCTCAAGTCCGTTTGAGTTACACCGCGAGCGCGTATTCGTGTCAGCCAGCATAGGTGTCACGCTGTGCCCTGACGATGGCTCAGAGGTCGAAGCACTTTATAAAAATGCGGACCAGGCGATGTACGAAGCCAAGGGAGCAGGACGTAACCGATTCAGCTTCTTCACGCCCGCCTTGCACGAGGCTGCGGTACAGCGTGCCCGCATTACCAACGACCTGCACGACGCGCTCGCACAACAGCAGTTTGAGCTGCACTTCCAACCGATTGTGGATTTGAGTAGCGGCCAGGTCCGCAAGGCGGAGGCTCTCTTGCGGTGGCGCCACCCCAAACGTGGAATGATCAGTCCGGCAGACTTCATCCCGGTGGCCGAGGCCAGCGAGTTGATAGTCGAGATAGGAGATTGGGTTTTCTCTGAGGTGTCGCGGCAACTGCTGGTGTGGCGCAACACGCTACACCCGCACTTCCAAATCAGCATGAACAGTTCCCCGGTGCAGTTCCGCAGACGCTGTCCTGCAGAGAAATCGTGGGTCAAGCGCCTGGAAGCAATGGGACTTCCCGGCATGAGCCTGGTCGTTGAAATCACCGAAGGCCTGCTGCTGGAGACCAATGCATCGGTCTCCGAGCAATTGCTCGAATGGCGGGATGCTGGCATCCAAGTCGCACTGGACGATTTCGGTACGGGCTATTCGTCGCTGGCCTACCTGCAACAGCTGGACATCGACTACATCAAGATCGACAAATCTTTTGTGCAGGGCTTGGACCCGGGGGGCACCCAATTTATTTTGTGCAAAGCCATGGTGGTCATGGCGCATGCGTTGGGCCTGCGCGTGGTGGCTGAAGGGGTTGAAACTTCACAACAACGCGATCTGCTCATCGAAGCGGGATGCGATTTCGCCCAAGGCTATTTTTTCTCACGGCCCATGCCCGCAGATGCGCTGCAAACACTGCTTTCCACGCCGCAATTAAGCCAGCAATGGATACCCACGACTACACTCCACGGCATGCAACTGCTTGTGATTGATGACCACCCTATCGTGCGCCAAGGCATGGTGGCGGCGCTGCGTCAACTTCAAGCGGGTATAGAGGTGCTGGAGGCCAGCGATGGTGCCCATGGGCTTGAACTGCTGGAAGCGAACCCGCGCATCAAAGCGGTGCTGATCGACCTGGAAATGCAACCCTTGGGTGGCATTCCGACCATACGCCAGATCCGTCAAATGCAACCTGCCTTGCCGGTGTTGGTCGTCGCAGGCTCCGAGCAGCCCGAAGACTTTCACGCGGCGATTCAGGCCGGCGCTAACGGGTATTGCCCCAAATCTGCGGGATTGCGCACCATGCGGCATGCGCTGCGCCAGGTGCTGGATGGCACCTTGTATGTGCCAACATTCATGGGACCTGCCTCACAGTGA
- a CDS encoding methyl-accepting chemotaxis protein: protein MTHARTRTSTEALAMLGDRVLLSYIVLSAIAAVVLGFSFVDSGLAIGATVVLLAAAVGVFAAARYTVLSRFVLAFVLVAFVVLHIQLARGMEEMHFGVFVSLALFLTYRDWRVIVFGAVLFAVHHVVFDRLQAAGFGLYCISEPDFGRIVIHAVYVIIQTSVESVMAINMARAAREGDELRVLVAQVNRDATIDLNVHDVKTTTKGGDMLRETLARMEAAVAAVRSNSASIEVACSEIASGNQDLSNRTEQTAANLQRTSSSMTQLTSAVQQSAENAREANQLAMTASTTATKGGEVVGQVVQTMQGINEASRKISDIISVIDGIAFQTNILALNAAVEAARAGEQGRGFAVVASEVRSLAGRSAEAAKEIKTLINASVERVEQGSALVNHAGETMTEVVTSIRRVTDIMGEISAASTAQAQGVSEVSEAVTEMDQATQQNAALVEEMAAAAGSLRSQAQELVQTVSVFHQ from the coding sequence ATGACCCATGCTCGAACCCGTACCAGTACTGAAGCGCTCGCCATGTTGGGGGATCGCGTTCTCCTGAGCTACATCGTCCTTTCTGCGATAGCGGCTGTAGTTTTGGGTTTTTCCTTTGTGGACAGCGGGTTGGCCATAGGCGCCACGGTTGTGCTGCTGGCGGCTGCTGTCGGCGTTTTTGCTGCCGCCCGATACACCGTGCTAAGCCGTTTTGTATTGGCTTTTGTGCTCGTTGCCTTCGTGGTTTTGCACATTCAATTGGCGCGCGGCATGGAGGAAATGCACTTCGGTGTCTTCGTGTCACTCGCGCTATTTTTGACCTACCGGGATTGGCGTGTCATCGTGTTCGGCGCCGTATTGTTCGCCGTTCACCATGTGGTGTTTGACCGTCTGCAGGCGGCAGGTTTCGGTTTGTATTGCATCAGCGAACCTGATTTCGGGCGCATCGTGATCCATGCTGTGTACGTCATCATCCAGACGAGTGTGGAGTCGGTCATGGCGATCAACATGGCGCGTGCTGCCCGCGAGGGCGACGAGTTGCGGGTGCTCGTGGCCCAAGTCAATCGTGATGCCACCATTGACTTGAATGTCCACGACGTGAAAACCACGACCAAAGGTGGTGACATGTTGCGCGAAACCTTGGCGCGTATGGAAGCCGCAGTGGCGGCGGTGCGCAGTAACTCTGCGAGCATCGAGGTGGCTTGCTCTGAAATCGCCAGCGGTAATCAGGACCTCAGCAACCGGACAGAGCAGACGGCTGCCAATTTGCAGCGTACCTCCAGCAGCATGACCCAGCTGACCAGTGCGGTGCAACAGTCCGCAGAAAATGCGCGCGAGGCTAACCAACTGGCCATGACGGCCAGCACTACCGCCACCAAGGGGGGTGAAGTGGTGGGCCAAGTGGTGCAGACCATGCAGGGCATCAACGAAGCCAGCCGCAAGATCAGCGACATCATCAGCGTGATCGACGGCATCGCTTTCCAAACCAATATTCTTGCTTTGAATGCGGCGGTGGAGGCTGCACGTGCCGGCGAGCAAGGCCGTGGCTTTGCCGTGGTGGCAAGTGAGGTCCGCTCACTCGCTGGCCGAAGCGCAGAAGCCGCAAAGGAAATCAAGACCCTCATCAACGCCAGTGTCGAGCGTGTGGAACAAGGCAGCGCACTGGTGAACCATGCAGGGGAGACCATGACGGAAGTCGTGACCAGCATCCGCCGTGTGACCGACATCATGGGTGAGATCAGCGCCGCCAGTACCGCTCAGGCCCAAGGCGTCAGCGAGGTCAGTGAAGCGGTCACCGAGATGGACCAAGCGACGCAACAGAACGCGGCGTTGGTGGAGGAGATGGCAGCGGCAGCCGGCAGCTTGCGCAGCCAGGCCCAGGAGCTGGTGCAGACGGTTTCGGTGTTTCACCAATAA
- a CDS encoding MBL fold metallo-hydrolase, producing the protein MSSELRPAHRYANSDPGVVIGNFPWYEMVWRSLRGDFKPQTEPADGYAGFEKAWSVPVDHARLLQRQDAPRVTWLGHVTVLLQVAGLNVLMDPTLSDFAGPMGKFGARRRVRAPISPEQLPPIDLVLISHNHYDHLCDATITRLLASGQTPEFLVPKGLKAWFDRRGIANVTELDWWQSVDMPHKVKLHFTPSQHWSRRTPWDTNASLWGGYCLEWSRPGAQPWRFLFPGDTGYSKDFKTIRQRIGAMDFVALPIGAYLPRDFMKPMHVNPTDAVQMLLDLDAPLAMGVHWGTFMLTQEAFDQPPRDLAAALQAQGLAQDRVWLLRHGETRAIPLPA; encoded by the coding sequence ATGTCCTCTGAACTCCGCCCTGCACACCGGTACGCCAACTCCGATCCTGGGGTCGTGATCGGCAATTTCCCATGGTACGAGATGGTCTGGCGCTCACTCCGTGGCGATTTCAAGCCCCAGACCGAACCCGCGGACGGGTATGCTGGATTTGAAAAGGCCTGGTCGGTGCCGGTGGACCATGCGCGGCTGCTGCAGCGGCAGGACGCGCCTCGCGTGACCTGGCTGGGTCATGTAACGGTTCTGTTGCAAGTGGCCGGACTCAATGTGTTGATGGATCCGACCCTCTCCGATTTTGCCGGACCCATGGGCAAGTTTGGCGCGCGCCGCAGAGTGCGTGCTCCCATCAGCCCTGAGCAATTGCCGCCCATCGATCTGGTGCTTATTTCGCACAACCATTACGACCACTTGTGCGATGCCACCATCACGCGCCTGTTGGCCTCGGGCCAAACGCCCGAGTTTCTGGTGCCCAAGGGCTTGAAAGCCTGGTTTGATCGCCGGGGTATTGCCAACGTGACCGAGTTGGATTGGTGGCAGTCCGTGGACATGCCCCACAAGGTCAAGCTGCACTTCACACCATCGCAGCATTGGAGCCGGCGCACACCTTGGGATACCAATGCATCGCTGTGGGGCGGATATTGTCTGGAGTGGTCACGCCCCGGGGCTCAGCCTTGGCGCTTTCTATTCCCCGGCGATACGGGCTACAGCAAGGACTTCAAAACCATACGCCAGCGCATAGGCGCCATGGACTTTGTGGCATTGCCCATAGGCGCTTATCTGCCACGAGACTTCATGAAACCAATGCATGTGAACCCGACCGATGCCGTACAGATGCTGCTGGATCTGGATGCGCCGCTGGCCATGGGGGTGCATTGGGGCACCTTCATGCTCACTCAAGAGGCCTTCGACCAACCACCACGCGATCTGGCCGCTGCGCTGCAAGCGCAAGGGCTGGCGCAAGACCGCGTGTGGTTGTTGCGGCATGGCGAAACCCGCGCCATACCGCTGCCTGCCTGA
- a CDS encoding FecR family protein, which yields MTILTFTRATGALAFVAALGWVPVTGHAAAGIAQFTFGEVQVQRSGKNAPLSKGDSIESGDVLNTGPQGRAQVKFTDGGVMSLSPDSQLVIQRYNDAKDGSQDSFLVNFVRGGLRAITGLIGKRNRDNYKVQTTASTIGIRGSGFSSVYNPDGTVTVSGELDEIEVCTKAGCVGLGVGQSVVVQGNDILPIRTSPQASLDLPDLRQTITIGGNNVNSDGSSSIVPTQTNCTNSLPNANVQATIPVTSPSTGCLTLSNGG from the coding sequence ATGACCATCCTGACCTTCACTCGCGCTACCGGCGCTTTGGCTTTCGTGGCAGCCCTTGGCTGGGTACCTGTTACCGGACATGCTGCTGCGGGCATCGCCCAATTCACCTTCGGCGAAGTACAAGTCCAGCGCTCCGGCAAGAACGCGCCCTTGAGCAAAGGGGATTCCATCGAGAGCGGCGATGTCCTGAACACAGGGCCCCAAGGGCGGGCCCAAGTCAAGTTCACCGATGGCGGCGTCATGTCCCTCAGCCCGGACAGCCAGCTGGTGATCCAGCGCTACAACGATGCCAAGGACGGCTCCCAGGACAGCTTTCTGGTGAACTTTGTCCGCGGGGGCTTGCGCGCCATTACCGGACTGATCGGTAAGCGCAACCGCGACAACTACAAGGTGCAAACTACTGCGTCCACCATCGGCATCCGCGGTTCGGGCTTCAGCAGCGTCTACAACCCGGACGGAACGGTCACCGTATCCGGTGAGCTCGACGAGATCGAGGTGTGCACAAAAGCCGGGTGCGTAGGCTTGGGCGTAGGTCAATCCGTCGTGGTTCAAGGCAACGATATTCTCCCGATCAGGACGTCACCCCAAGCGAGCTTGGACTTGCCCGATTTGCGGCAGACCATCACCATTGGCGGCAACAACGTCAATAGCGACGGCTCATCGTCCATTGTGCCAACACAAACGAATTGCACTAACTCATTGCCGAATGCCAATGTCCAAGCCACTATCCCGGTCACCAGCCCGAGCACTGGTTGCCTTACTTTAAGCAATGGGGGTTAA
- a CDS encoding ATP-binding response regulator: protein MSHFGSAVALSSLLYAGFNWLMGFFPGILLMVGNGVLLMVNQLWLPRLRTQVHYNRLAMAQTTICFAAVVGVTYFSGGVQSPVIVWIALAPIAATLLFGFTAKTIFWLTMTLAAVAAFGWMPSVGVHPPVQYNGELTHLFFSNSLFGFVLLLFVLTQIFESTKNQALQESESRNRELRVANDRVEAAYVAKSRFLAAASHDLRQPAHALGMFVARLSQIHAERNPETLERDGSAALVQGVTASATALQELLDVLFDYSRLESNPSGSTLRPVNVNDIFEQLRLLFANTAASKGLHLRIRPTSLWVMSDPVLLQRILLNLVSNALEYTPRGTVLVTCRTSAGGSQASIQVWDSGIGIDQSLHQTVFEEFFQVENPERDRAKGLGLGLSMVDRSCRLLGHPLVLRSQLGCGTRFTVTATATPLRPANSGGSATEDLSATADVQGANIWLIEDNILGGQALQGLLQSWGCRASLFDSAEQAHRAALVGEQPDFIISDFRLPHNQNGIGAIISLRNLLQRDIPACLITGDLEEDVKHQAHQAGLVLLKKPLQPAKLRSLLRRSLKAPASEPTP from the coding sequence TTGAGCCATTTCGGCTCCGCCGTCGCACTTTCCAGCTTGCTGTATGCCGGATTCAATTGGCTCATGGGATTCTTTCCCGGCATCCTGTTGATGGTGGGCAATGGTGTCTTGTTGATGGTGAACCAACTCTGGCTGCCCAGACTGCGCACCCAAGTTCATTACAACCGCCTCGCGATGGCACAGACCACCATTTGCTTTGCCGCCGTCGTGGGGGTGACCTACTTTTCCGGGGGCGTGCAATCGCCCGTGATCGTGTGGATTGCCCTTGCGCCGATTGCTGCCACCCTGCTCTTCGGATTTACCGCCAAAACCATTTTCTGGCTGACCATGACACTGGCGGCCGTGGCGGCATTTGGGTGGATGCCGTCCGTGGGCGTGCACCCCCCTGTGCAATACAACGGTGAACTGACCCATCTGTTCTTCAGCAACAGTCTGTTCGGCTTTGTGTTGCTTCTGTTTGTGTTGACCCAAATCTTTGAGAGCACCAAAAACCAGGCGCTTCAAGAATCCGAATCCCGCAACCGCGAGCTACGCGTGGCCAATGACCGGGTGGAAGCCGCTTACGTGGCCAAGTCCCGGTTCCTGGCCGCAGCCAGCCACGATTTGCGCCAGCCCGCCCATGCTTTGGGCATGTTCGTGGCCCGGTTGAGCCAGATCCACGCCGAACGCAACCCGGAAACCCTGGAGCGGGACGGGAGCGCCGCACTGGTGCAAGGAGTGACGGCATCTGCAACCGCCTTGCAGGAGTTGCTGGATGTGCTGTTCGACTACTCGCGATTGGAGTCCAATCCTTCGGGTAGCACCTTGCGCCCGGTGAACGTCAACGACATCTTTGAGCAATTGCGATTGCTCTTTGCCAACACCGCCGCGTCCAAAGGACTGCACCTGCGCATTCGTCCGACGTCCCTGTGGGTCATGAGCGACCCGGTGTTGCTGCAACGCATATTGCTGAATCTCGTGAGCAATGCGCTGGAATACACCCCGCGCGGCACCGTGCTGGTAACTTGCCGCACCAGCGCAGGTGGCAGCCAGGCCAGCATTCAGGTGTGGGACAGCGGTATCGGGATTGACCAATCCCTGCACCAGACGGTCTTTGAAGAGTTCTTCCAAGTCGAGAATCCGGAAAGAGATCGCGCCAAAGGCTTGGGCTTGGGACTCAGTATGGTGGACCGGTCCTGCCGCTTGTTGGGTCACCCTTTGGTGCTGCGGTCTCAGCTGGGGTGCGGCACCCGCTTCACGGTCACCGCAACAGCGACCCCTTTGCGCCCTGCGAACTCAGGCGGTTCTGCCACCGAAGACCTGTCAGCCACTGCAGACGTTCAAGGTGCCAACATTTGGCTGATTGAAGACAACATCTTGGGCGGGCAAGCCCTGCAAGGACTGCTGCAATCCTGGGGCTGCCGGGCCAGCCTCTTCGACAGCGCAGAACAAGCGCACCGCGCGGCGCTGGTCGGTGAACAACCGGACTTCATCATCAGCGACTTCCGGCTGCCGCACAACCAGAACGGCATCGGCGCAATCATTTCATTGCGCAATCTATTGCAGCGAGACATACCCGCTTGCCTGATCACCGGGGACCTTGAAGAAGACGTTAAACATCAGGCGCACCAAGCTGGCCTGGTCTTGCTGAAGAAACCGCTACAACCTGCCAAGTTGCGCAGCCTGTTGCGTCGCAGCCTGAAGGCACCTGCCTCAGAACCAACGCCATAA